The following are encoded in a window of Amaranthus tricolor cultivar Red isolate AtriRed21 chromosome 2, ASM2621246v1, whole genome shotgun sequence genomic DNA:
- the LOC130806820 gene encoding uncharacterized protein LOC130806820 isoform X3, with product MNSGKNNGGKSPAPLPMYRPVALKHVPTMVRRRYDPDLRRPTSDGSKNISEAESINDSPVVVSGVDETEVEHDTLASLGTEHDTQINTEEFGSSDFGSSAESVSDCELQVDGAHEDGIHAATDLEDSTSNNTLMEHNTLANMDTELVFSSKDFRSISSMNSEDSSKSADDGAKGVNISSSVSTSVENRQDNVHAKSDNEQGFALEDLNDSKSKVDGVIDVGTSVDDTQNNDFRPHTYDSENKSEEAEVWNDPAVVVSNVDDKETEHGLLASFGTQPDTHTYTEEFSSSDFKLNTSMNSEDSSKSADFGAEGVIHTSFVNSGTDYRQDNVHAKSDCDQGLASEDLKDRENEGEKVNYVDTSVDDDAKDDRQKNVFRLNTCNFATVGSAFYTHKVR from the exons ATGAATTCAGGGAAAAACAATGGCGGAAAATCCCCAGCACCATTGCCTATGTACCGACCTGTAGCTCTCAAACATGTGCCTACTATGGTCAGAAGAAGATATGATCCTGATTTACGGAGGCCTACTTCTG ACGGTAGCAAAAACATTAGTGAAGCTGAAAGCATCAACGACTCTCCTGTTGTGGTTAGTGGTGTCGATGAAACAGAGGTAGAACATGATACACTTGCAAGCTTAGGCACTGAACATGATACACAAATTAATACAGAAGAGTTTGGTAGTAGTGATTTTGGATCAA GTGCAGAATCAGTTTCAGACTGTGAATTGCAAGTTGATGGAGCTCATGAAGATGGGATCCATGCTGCTACTGATCTAGAAGACAGTACTAGCAATAATACACTGATGGAACACAATACACTAGCAAACATGGACACTGAACTTGTTTTCAGTAGTAAAGATTTTAGATCAATTTCGA GTATGAATTCAGAAGATAGCAGCAAAAGTGCAGATGATGGAGCTAAAGGGGTGAATATTTCTAGTTCTGTGTCTACTAGTGTTGAAAATAGACAGGACAATGTACATGCAAAATCTGACAATGAACAAG GGTTTGCATTGGAAGACTTAAATGACAGCAAAAGCAAAGTTGATGGAGTTATTGACGTGGGTACTAGTGTTGATGATACGCAGAATAATGATTTTAGACCACATACCT ATGATAGCGAAAACAAAAGTGAAGAAGCTGAAGTATGGAACGACCCTGCTGTCGTTGTTAGTAATGTGGACGATAAAGAGACAGAACATGGTTTACTTGCAAGCTTTGGCACTCAACCTGATACACATACTTATACAGAAGAGTTCAGTAGTagtgattttaaattaaatacaa GTATGAATTCAGAAGATAGCAGCAAAAGTGCGGATTTTGGAGCGGAAGGGGTGATTCATACCAGCTTTGTGAATTCTGGTACTGATTATAGACAGGACAATGTACATGCCAAATCTGACTGTGATCAAG GATTGGCATCAGAAGATTTAAAAGACAGAGAAAACGAAGGCGAAAAAGTTAATTACGTGGATACTAGTGTTGATGATGATGCCAAGGACGATAGACAGAAAAATGTTTTCAGACTAAATACCTGTAA TTTTGCAACGGTTGGGAGTGCATTCTACACACACAAGGTTAGATAA
- the LOC130806820 gene encoding uncharacterized protein LOC130806820 isoform X4, whose amino-acid sequence MNSGKNNGGKSPAPLPMYRPVALKHVPTMVRRRYDPDLRRPTSESVSDCELQVDGAHEDGIHAATDLEDSTSNNTLMEHNTLANMDTELVFSSKDFRSISSMNSEDSSKSADDGAKGVNISSSVSTSVENRQDNVHAKSDNEQGFALEDLNDSKSKVDGVIDVGTSVDDTQNNDFRPHTYDSENKSEEAEVWNDPAVVVSNVDDKETEHGLLASFGTQPDTHTYTEEFSSSDFKLNTSMNSEDSSKSADFGAEGVIHTSFVNSGTDYRQDNVHAKSDCDQGLASEDLKDRENEGEKVNYVDTSVDDDAKDDRQKNVFRLNTFLQRLGVHSTHTRLDKVLVWIRKSYDNTNYGNKFLTAAMIATVFYLWRNKKYR is encoded by the exons ATGAATTCAGGGAAAAACAATGGCGGAAAATCCCCAGCACCATTGCCTATGTACCGACCTGTAGCTCTCAAACATGTGCCTACTATGGTCAGAAGAAGATATGATCCTGATTTACGGAGGCCTACTTCTG AATCAGTTTCAGACTGTGAATTGCAAGTTGATGGAGCTCATGAAGATGGGATCCATGCTGCTACTGATCTAGAAGACAGTACTAGCAATAATACACTGATGGAACACAATACACTAGCAAACATGGACACTGAACTTGTTTTCAGTAGTAAAGATTTTAGATCAATTTCGA GTATGAATTCAGAAGATAGCAGCAAAAGTGCAGATGATGGAGCTAAAGGGGTGAATATTTCTAGTTCTGTGTCTACTAGTGTTGAAAATAGACAGGACAATGTACATGCAAAATCTGACAATGAACAAG GGTTTGCATTGGAAGACTTAAATGACAGCAAAAGCAAAGTTGATGGAGTTATTGACGTGGGTACTAGTGTTGATGATACGCAGAATAATGATTTTAGACCACATACCT ATGATAGCGAAAACAAAAGTGAAGAAGCTGAAGTATGGAACGACCCTGCTGTCGTTGTTAGTAATGTGGACGATAAAGAGACAGAACATGGTTTACTTGCAAGCTTTGGCACTCAACCTGATACACATACTTATACAGAAGAGTTCAGTAGTagtgattttaaattaaatacaa GTATGAATTCAGAAGATAGCAGCAAAAGTGCGGATTTTGGAGCGGAAGGGGTGATTCATACCAGCTTTGTGAATTCTGGTACTGATTATAGACAGGACAATGTACATGCCAAATCTGACTGTGATCAAG GATTGGCATCAGAAGATTTAAAAGACAGAGAAAACGAAGGCGAAAAAGTTAATTACGTGGATACTAGTGTTGATGATGATGCCAAGGACGATAGACAGAAAAATGTTTTCAGACTAAATACCT TTTTGCAACGGTTGGGAGTGCATTCTACACACACAAGGTTAGATAAGGTGTTGGTATGGATAAGGAAAAGTTACGACAATACAAACTATGGAAACAAGTTCTTAACAGCTGCTATGATTGCCACTGTATTTTATCTATGGAGGAACAAGAAATATCGATAG
- the LOC130806820 gene encoding uncharacterized protein LOC130806820 isoform X1 codes for MNSGKNNGGKSPAPLPMYRPVALKHVPTMVRRRYDPDLRRPTSDGSKNISEAESINDSPVVVSGVDETEVEHDTLASLGTEHDTQINTEEFGSSDFGSSAESVSDCELQVDGAHEDGIHAATDLEDSTSNNTLMEHNTLANMDTELVFSSKDFRSISSMNSEDSSKSADDGAKGVNISSSVSTSVENRQDNVHAKSDNEQGFALEDLNDSKSKVDGVIDVGTSVDDTQNNDFRPHTYDSENKSEEAEVWNDPAVVVSNVDDKETEHGLLASFGTQPDTHTYTEEFSSSDFKLNTSMNSEDSSKSADFGAEGVIHTSFVNSGTDYRQDNVHAKSDCDQGLASEDLKDRENEGEKVNYVDTSVDDDAKDDRQKNVFRLNTFLQRLGVHSTHTRLDKVLVWIRKSYDNTNYGNKFLTAAMIATVFYLWRNKKYR; via the exons ATGAATTCAGGGAAAAACAATGGCGGAAAATCCCCAGCACCATTGCCTATGTACCGACCTGTAGCTCTCAAACATGTGCCTACTATGGTCAGAAGAAGATATGATCCTGATTTACGGAGGCCTACTTCTG ACGGTAGCAAAAACATTAGTGAAGCTGAAAGCATCAACGACTCTCCTGTTGTGGTTAGTGGTGTCGATGAAACAGAGGTAGAACATGATACACTTGCAAGCTTAGGCACTGAACATGATACACAAATTAATACAGAAGAGTTTGGTAGTAGTGATTTTGGATCAA GTGCAGAATCAGTTTCAGACTGTGAATTGCAAGTTGATGGAGCTCATGAAGATGGGATCCATGCTGCTACTGATCTAGAAGACAGTACTAGCAATAATACACTGATGGAACACAATACACTAGCAAACATGGACACTGAACTTGTTTTCAGTAGTAAAGATTTTAGATCAATTTCGA GTATGAATTCAGAAGATAGCAGCAAAAGTGCAGATGATGGAGCTAAAGGGGTGAATATTTCTAGTTCTGTGTCTACTAGTGTTGAAAATAGACAGGACAATGTACATGCAAAATCTGACAATGAACAAG GGTTTGCATTGGAAGACTTAAATGACAGCAAAAGCAAAGTTGATGGAGTTATTGACGTGGGTACTAGTGTTGATGATACGCAGAATAATGATTTTAGACCACATACCT ATGATAGCGAAAACAAAAGTGAAGAAGCTGAAGTATGGAACGACCCTGCTGTCGTTGTTAGTAATGTGGACGATAAAGAGACAGAACATGGTTTACTTGCAAGCTTTGGCACTCAACCTGATACACATACTTATACAGAAGAGTTCAGTAGTagtgattttaaattaaatacaa GTATGAATTCAGAAGATAGCAGCAAAAGTGCGGATTTTGGAGCGGAAGGGGTGATTCATACCAGCTTTGTGAATTCTGGTACTGATTATAGACAGGACAATGTACATGCCAAATCTGACTGTGATCAAG GATTGGCATCAGAAGATTTAAAAGACAGAGAAAACGAAGGCGAAAAAGTTAATTACGTGGATACTAGTGTTGATGATGATGCCAAGGACGATAGACAGAAAAATGTTTTCAGACTAAATACCT TTTTGCAACGGTTGGGAGTGCATTCTACACACACAAGGTTAGATAAGGTGTTGGTATGGATAAGGAAAAGTTACGACAATACAAACTATGGAAACAAGTTCTTAACAGCTGCTATGATTGCCACTGTATTTTATCTATGGAGGAACAAGAAATATCGATAG
- the LOC130806820 gene encoding uncharacterized protein LOC130806820 isoform X2 — protein sequence MNSGKNNGGKSPAPLPMYRPVALKHVPTMVRRRYDPDLRRPTSDGSKNISEAESINDSPVVVSGVDETEVEHDTLASLGTEHDTQINTEEFGSSDFGSKSVSDCELQVDGAHEDGIHAATDLEDSTSNNTLMEHNTLANMDTELVFSSKDFRSISSMNSEDSSKSADDGAKGVNISSSVSTSVENRQDNVHAKSDNEQGFALEDLNDSKSKVDGVIDVGTSVDDTQNNDFRPHTYDSENKSEEAEVWNDPAVVVSNVDDKETEHGLLASFGTQPDTHTYTEEFSSSDFKLNTSMNSEDSSKSADFGAEGVIHTSFVNSGTDYRQDNVHAKSDCDQGLASEDLKDRENEGEKVNYVDTSVDDDAKDDRQKNVFRLNTFLQRLGVHSTHTRLDKVLVWIRKSYDNTNYGNKFLTAAMIATVFYLWRNKKYR from the exons ATGAATTCAGGGAAAAACAATGGCGGAAAATCCCCAGCACCATTGCCTATGTACCGACCTGTAGCTCTCAAACATGTGCCTACTATGGTCAGAAGAAGATATGATCCTGATTTACGGAGGCCTACTTCTG ACGGTAGCAAAAACATTAGTGAAGCTGAAAGCATCAACGACTCTCCTGTTGTGGTTAGTGGTGTCGATGAAACAGAGGTAGAACATGATACACTTGCAAGCTTAGGCACTGAACATGATACACAAATTAATACAGAAGAGTTTGGTAGTAGTGATTTTGGATCAA AATCAGTTTCAGACTGTGAATTGCAAGTTGATGGAGCTCATGAAGATGGGATCCATGCTGCTACTGATCTAGAAGACAGTACTAGCAATAATACACTGATGGAACACAATACACTAGCAAACATGGACACTGAACTTGTTTTCAGTAGTAAAGATTTTAGATCAATTTCGA GTATGAATTCAGAAGATAGCAGCAAAAGTGCAGATGATGGAGCTAAAGGGGTGAATATTTCTAGTTCTGTGTCTACTAGTGTTGAAAATAGACAGGACAATGTACATGCAAAATCTGACAATGAACAAG GGTTTGCATTGGAAGACTTAAATGACAGCAAAAGCAAAGTTGATGGAGTTATTGACGTGGGTACTAGTGTTGATGATACGCAGAATAATGATTTTAGACCACATACCT ATGATAGCGAAAACAAAAGTGAAGAAGCTGAAGTATGGAACGACCCTGCTGTCGTTGTTAGTAATGTGGACGATAAAGAGACAGAACATGGTTTACTTGCAAGCTTTGGCACTCAACCTGATACACATACTTATACAGAAGAGTTCAGTAGTagtgattttaaattaaatacaa GTATGAATTCAGAAGATAGCAGCAAAAGTGCGGATTTTGGAGCGGAAGGGGTGATTCATACCAGCTTTGTGAATTCTGGTACTGATTATAGACAGGACAATGTACATGCCAAATCTGACTGTGATCAAG GATTGGCATCAGAAGATTTAAAAGACAGAGAAAACGAAGGCGAAAAAGTTAATTACGTGGATACTAGTGTTGATGATGATGCCAAGGACGATAGACAGAAAAATGTTTTCAGACTAAATACCT TTTTGCAACGGTTGGGAGTGCATTCTACACACACAAGGTTAGATAAGGTGTTGGTATGGATAAGGAAAAGTTACGACAATACAAACTATGGAAACAAGTTCTTAACAGCTGCTATGATTGCCACTGTATTTTATCTATGGAGGAACAAGAAATATCGATAG